A region from the Kribbella shirazensis genome encodes:
- a CDS encoding LLM class F420-dependent oxidoreductase: MRWGLTVPLTGVPLRDHRSLVKELAGLGYTDLWSAEVAGADAFTPLVLASEWDAQLRLGTAVVPVHTRGPAALAMSAAALADLAPGRFVLGIGASSETIVTGWNGIAYDPPLARTRDVLRFLRQAFAGEKVDGEFDSFTISRFRLEKAPDVPPAIMVAALRPQMLRLAAREADGAITNWLSADDVRRVRAELGPGKELAARIFVCVTEDAEMARNIGRYLIATYLTVPGYAAFHDWLGRGDAMKPMRDAWSAGDRNAAMAAVPLEIIDDLIVHGTPDECRSHINRYVQNGLDTPIIATLPTGTDLLQTARSLAPN; this comes from the coding sequence ATGCGCTGGGGGCTGACGGTTCCGCTGACCGGGGTGCCGCTGCGGGATCACCGGTCGTTGGTCAAGGAGCTCGCCGGCTTGGGCTACACCGACCTGTGGTCGGCCGAGGTCGCCGGGGCGGACGCGTTCACGCCGCTGGTGCTCGCGTCCGAGTGGGATGCGCAGTTGCGGCTGGGGACGGCCGTCGTACCCGTGCACACGCGCGGGCCGGCTGCGCTCGCGATGAGTGCAGCGGCGCTGGCGGACCTCGCGCCGGGGCGGTTCGTGCTCGGGATCGGGGCGTCGTCGGAGACGATCGTGACCGGGTGGAACGGGATCGCGTACGACCCGCCGCTGGCGCGGACGCGCGACGTGCTGCGATTCCTGCGGCAGGCGTTCGCGGGGGAGAAGGTTGACGGGGAGTTCGACAGCTTCACGATCAGCCGCTTCCGGTTGGAGAAGGCGCCCGACGTACCGCCCGCGATCATGGTCGCTGCGCTGCGTCCGCAGATGCTGCGGCTGGCCGCGCGGGAGGCGGACGGCGCGATCACGAACTGGTTGTCCGCGGACGACGTACGCCGGGTGCGCGCCGAGCTCGGTCCGGGCAAGGAGCTCGCCGCGCGGATCTTCGTGTGCGTCACCGAGGACGCGGAGATGGCGCGGAACATCGGCCGCTACCTGATCGCGACGTACCTGACAGTCCCCGGGTACGCCGCCTTCCACGACTGGCTGGGCCGCGGCGACGCGATGAAACCGATGCGCGACGCCTGGTCCGCCGGCGACCGCAACGCCGCCATGGCCGCCGTGCCCCTCGAGATCATCGACGACCTGATCGTCCACGGCACCCCCGACGAATGCCGGTCCCACATCAATCGCTACGTGCAGAACGGCCTCGACACCCCCATCATCGCCACCCTCCCCACCGGCACCGACCTCCTACAAACCGCCCGCTCCCTCGCCCCCAACTGA
- a CDS encoding prevent-host-death protein, which produces MSSQVEYRSAREAREHFKDILDAADEGRPATVTRDARRVAAVDADRLVHFLTSVRPSGAQAIPENDGWSIILPGLPVAADGATLDEAAAEMVDALRVYADEWADHLRLAPNHAEHWGLVQIVALSSDEQLRDWLLA; this is translated from the coding sequence ATGAGTTCGCAGGTCGAGTACCGCAGCGCGCGAGAGGCGCGTGAGCATTTCAAGGACATTCTGGACGCGGCTGATGAGGGTCGTCCCGCGACTGTCACCCGGGATGCCCGCCGGGTGGCGGCGGTGGACGCGGACCGGCTGGTGCACTTCCTCACCAGCGTTCGGCCGTCAGGTGCGCAGGCGATCCCCGAGAACGACGGTTGGTCGATCATCCTTCCCGGGCTTCCGGTTGCCGCGGACGGGGCCACGCTCGACGAAGCAGCGGCAGAGATGGTCGACGCGCTCCGTGTGTACGCCGATGAATGGGCCGACCACCTACGCCTGGCGCCCAACCACGCCGAGCACTGGGGTCTGGTGCAGATCGTCGCGCTCTCGTCGGACGAGCAGCTTCGCGACTGGCTGCTGGCCTGA
- a CDS encoding MmcQ/YjbR family DNA-binding protein, which translates to MAARKARVADVHEIASGMPHVTKWERDDGTDRPVYQVGGKSFVFFRTPRPDAVDPVTGEKYDDVIMIWVESEDEKLALVSDDANPFFTTPHFDGHPSVLVRASQLGELSRQELAEIIQDAWLSRASNRRATTWLKEHRLS; encoded by the coding sequence ATGGCCGCGAGGAAAGCCCGGGTGGCGGACGTGCACGAGATCGCGTCGGGGATGCCGCATGTCACCAAGTGGGAGCGTGACGACGGGACGGACCGGCCGGTGTACCAGGTCGGCGGGAAGTCGTTCGTGTTCTTCCGGACGCCGCGTCCGGACGCGGTGGATCCGGTCACCGGGGAGAAGTACGACGACGTGATCATGATCTGGGTCGAGTCCGAGGACGAGAAGCTCGCACTGGTCTCCGACGACGCGAACCCGTTCTTCACCACACCGCACTTCGACGGCCACCCCTCGGTCCTCGTCCGCGCGAGCCAACTCGGCGAACTCTCCCGTCAGGAGCTGGCCGAAATCATCCAGGACGCCTGGCTCTCCCGCGCCAGCAACCGCCGTGCCACTACCTGGCTCAAGGAACACCGCTTGAGCTGA